CGAACGGCCCCTCTTGGTGCGGTTGTTCAACTCTATGGCCAGGGGTGCGGCCGTGAACATGGAGGAGTACGTGCCGACCGCCAGGCCGATCAGGAGAGCCAGGGCGAAGTCGGTCAAGGAGGCGCCTCCCAGGGTTGCCAAGGCCGTGAGGATGAATGCCGCGCCCATTCCTGTGTTGATGGTGCGGGGCAGGGTTTGTAGGAGTGCCTGGTTGGTGGATTGGGAGAAGGCGCGCCGGGGGGTGGGGGTGCCCTTTGTGGGGGTGGGGGTCGGGGTGGGCTTTGTTAGTTCTCTGATTCTGTCGAATACGACCACCGAGTCGTTCACCGAATAGCCGATCACCGTCAGGAGCGCTGCCAGGAAGACGCCGTCTATCGGTTTGCCCAGCCAGGCGAAGATGCCGATGAGGATGACGACGTCGTGGGCCAGGGCGGCGACCGCGGCTGTCCCGAGCAGGAAGCGGAATCGGGCTGCCAGATAAGCGAGTTGGGCTGCCAGCGCTATTGCGAGGGCTGTGAGGGCGCCTTGGCGTAGTTCCTTGCCGAGGCTGGGGCCGATCGCTTCGTCGCGGAGCTTTTTCGGGCGTTCGTCTGTCAGGTTGGTGATTGTTGTGGTGAGTTTGCCCGCCTGAGGGTTCGTCAGGGGTTGGGTGCGGACCGTTAGGTGGTGGAGGTTGTTGTCGTCGCCGCTGCCTCTGCTGCTGCCGGTTTTCTGCACCACTGCCTCGGGGAAACCGGCTTCCGCCAGGGCCGTTCGGGCTCTTTCGGGGGCGATGGGGGTCTCGGTGACGTACTCGATGAGGCGGCCGCCCGTGAATTCGATGCCGAAGTCGAGGCCTCGTAGGGCGATACCGGAAGTGGCCAGGACCAGCGCGGCCGCGGAGGCAGCCAGCCATCTCCGGGGGTGGCGCATCAAGTTGGGGTTCGCGCGCGTGAGCCGGGCTCGGACGGTGCCGATGCCTGCGATGCCTGTCAGGGCGGGGCGGCGGCGTATGGCTGGGCGGGCCGCTGCGTAGTCGGCGAGGGCGCGGGTGATGACCAGGGCGCTGAACATCGAGGCCAGGACGCCGATGCCCAGGGTGACGCCGAAGCCTCGTACGGGGCCTGATGCGAAGAGGAACAGCAGGCCCGCGGCGATGAGCGTGGTGATGTTGGAGTCCGCGATCGCGCTGAAGGCGCTGCGGAATCCTGCGGCGAGGGACGACCGTGGCGTCGGGCGGTGCCGGGCCGCGTACTCCTCGCGGGCGCGTTCGAAGACGAGGACGTTCGCGTCTACCGCCATGCCGATGGCCAGCACGAAGCCGGCGAGGCCGGGCAGTGTGAGGGTGGCGCCGATGGCGGCCAGGGCGGCGTAGGAGATGAGGCCGTAGGCGGCCAGGGCCACGGTGGCCAGGACGCCCATGAGGCGGTAGACGGCGATGATGAAGAGTGAGGTCAGCGCGGCGCCGATGGCTGCGGCCCAGATGCTGGCCGTGATGGCCTGCTCGCCCAGGCTGGCTCCGACCGTGCGCTGCTCGATGATCTCCACTGGTACGGGGAGGGCGCCGCCGCTGATGAGCAGGGCCAGTTCGCGGGCCTCGGTGTCGCTGAAGTTGCCGGTGATCTGTGTCGAGCCGCCGCTGATTCCGGTGCGGCACGGGACCGAGGGGTCTACCTGCGGCGAGGAGATGATCTTGCCGTCCAGGACGATGGCCACCCGGCGGGCCGGGTCTCCTGCTTGATGGCAGGCGGCCTCGCCGGTCAGGCGGGCCCAGCCGTCACCGTTGTCGCCGTCGTCGCCGCCCGGGTCCCTGAAATCGACGGTGACATGCCAGCCGGCGCCGGCCTGCTGGTCGAAGCGGTTGGTTGCCCCCTCGACGTCTTTGCCCGTCAGCGAGGCCGGCTTGAGGTGCAGGAGTTGGCCGGACTCGTCGGGGAGTTCTAGGGGGGTGGGGGTGGGGGTTGGAGTGGGGGTGGGGGGCTCGTCTGCGGGGCTCTTCGCTGGGCCCAGCACCTGGTGGAACGTGAGTTCGGCGGTGCGGCCGAGCATGTCCGCCGCCTTGCTGGGGTCCTGTGCGCCGGGCAGCTCGACAACGATCCGGTTGTCGCCGGAGCGGGCGATGGTGGGTTCGGCGACACCTAGCGCGTCGATACGGCCGCGCAGCACCTCCATGGTGCGGTCGGTGGCCTCTTTTCCTGTCTCGCCCGCCTTGCCCGCCTCGCCGGCCTCGCCGGCCTCGCCTGTGCCGCTTGTGCCGCTTGCGTCTGAGGTGGCGGGGCGGGTTTCCAGCACTAGTTGCGTGCCGCCGCGTAGGTCGAGTCCCAGTTGGACGGGCACGGTCAGGGCGACGTAGAGGGACAGGACTACTGCGGCCAGGGCCAGTAGGGCTCTGATGTACGAGGGGCGGGTCGCGGCTCGGCGTGGGGGGCGGGTGACGGCTCGGGGTGGCGGGCGGTTGGTGGTTGGGCGCCGGAGTGGGTGGGTGGCTGGGCGATGCGGGCGTTTCGCGTCGGGGTTCAGGGAGCGGTTCGCGTTCGCGTTCGCAGAGCGACTCGCGTCGGGACTTGAGGAGCGGCGGTTCTCGTCCGCTTCCGGGTTCGGAGAGCGGTCCGCGGCCGGGCTCGGGGAACGGCTCGTCTCAGGGCGCGGGAATCGGTTCGCCTCCGGACTCGGGGAACGGTGCACCTCCCGGTTCGAGGAGCAATTCGCCTCTGGGCTCGGGGAAGGATTCACCTCCGGGCTCGGAGAAGGATTCGCCTCTGGGCTCGGGGTGGGGTTCACCTCCGGGTTCGGGGAAGGTTTCGCCTCTGGGCTCGGAGAAGGATTCACCTCCGGGCTCGGAGAAGGATTCACCTCCGGGCTCGGAGAAGGATTCACCTCCGGGCTCGGAGAAGGATTCACCTCCGGGCTCGGAGAAGGATTCACCTCCGGGCTCGGAGAAGGATTCACCTCCGGGCTCGGAGAAGGATTCACCTCCGGGCTCGGGGAAGGATTCGCCTCTGGGCTCGGGGTGGGGTTCATCTCCGGGTTCGAGCAATGGTTCGCGTCCGCGTTCGGGGAAGGGTTTCCGTCGGGATTCGGGGGGTTCGCGTCAGGGCGCGAGGGTCGGTGCACGGCGGGCCTCCGGCAGGCATGCCTCGGCCAGGACAGTGGCCGCGGTCAGCGGATGGAAAGGGAGATTTCAGATGCCGGGAGGGGTGGGTGGCGCGCGTACACCGGGAGAGCCCGCTGCCTCTGGGGAGGCGGGTGGGCGTATCGCTGACGGTGGCGTCCATGCGGGCCGGGAGGGTCGACCGGCGGCCGTGCTGGATCGGGCCGGCGCGGCAGAAGGTAGCGGCGACGGGCGCTCGCCGGTGGTGTCGCGAGGGCCTCGGGTCGCGGCGCTTGAGACCGCGGAGTCCCCGTCGTCTGCGTGCGGCGCGCTGTGCATGGGCGCGGCGTCGGCGGTT
This Streptomyces sp. NBC_01283 DNA region includes the following protein-coding sequences:
- the secD gene encoding protein translocase subunit SecD; its protein translation is MRALLALAAVVLSLYVALTVPVQLGLDLRGGTQLVLETRPATSDASGTSGTGEAGEAGEAGKAGETGKEATDRTMEVLRGRIDALGVAEPTIARSGDNRIVVELPGAQDPSKAADMLGRTAELTFHQVLGPAKSPADEPPTPTPTPTPTPLELPDESGQLLHLKPASLTGKDVEGATNRFDQQAGAGWHVTVDFRDPGGDDGDNGDGWARLTGEAACHQAGDPARRVAIVLDGKIISSPQVDPSVPCRTGISGGSTQITGNFSDTEARELALLISGGALPVPVEIIEQRTVGASLGEQAITASIWAAAIGAALTSLFIIAVYRLMGVLATVALAAYGLISYAALAAIGATLTLPGLAGFVLAIGMAVDANVLVFERAREEYAARHRPTPRSSLAAGFRSAFSAIADSNITTLIAAGLLFLFASGPVRGFGVTLGIGVLASMFSALVITRALADYAAARPAIRRRPALTGIAGIGTVRARLTRANPNLMRHPRRWLAASAAALVLATSGIALRGLDFGIEFTGGRLIEYVTETPIAPERARTALAEAGFPEAVVQKTGSSRGSGDDNNLHHLTVRTQPLTNPQAGKLTTTITNLTDERPKKLRDEAIGPSLGKELRQGALTALAIALAAQLAYLAARFRFLLGTAAVAALAHDVVILIGIFAWLGKPIDGVFLAALLTVIGYSVNDSVVVFDRIRELTKPTPTPTPTKGTPTPRRAFSQSTNQALLQTLPRTINTGMGAAFILTALATLGGASLTDFALALLIGLAVGTYSSMFTAAPLAIELNNRTKRGRSGRTAGLSHAGWAGR